From Paenibacillus sp. PK3_47, the proteins below share one genomic window:
- a CDS encoding DUF4190 domain-containing protein: MSYPPLEPNYNQNYHYQYPPPPPPGRTNGKSVASLVLGILSIVTPYIGLLFGIIAIILSAFSLREIRNRYEQGKGLAIAGLVCGIIGTVIYAVILLLLMLTIVFFNNIDTNFNTFNSWNNI; this comes from the coding sequence ATGAGCTATCCGCCGCTTGAACCAAATTATAATCAGAATTACCATTATCAGTATCCGCCGCCTCCACCGCCTGGCCGCACGAACGGCAAATCGGTCGCCTCGCTGGTGCTGGGGATTCTGTCCATTGTGACACCTTATATCGGCCTTCTGTTCGGAATCATCGCTATTATTCTTTCCGCGTTTTCGCTCAGAGAGATCCGTAACCGCTATGAACAGGGCAAAGGGCTGGCGATCGCCGGACTGGTATGCGGGATTATCGGGACCGTGATTTACGCAGTTATCCTGCTGCTGCTTATGCTTACCATCGTATTTTTCAATAATATCGACACGAATTTCAATACCTTCAACAGCTGGAACAACATTTAA
- a CDS encoding GNAT family N-acetyltransferase — protein sequence MIPQEQILSYLRKNPLKNITPLKMLTAYHQVMDSILIEQNKEWGILLLLPAKAFPYDQEAYPQADLVVMMDCSSPEVIPALVRRLPPDAKLVFKLQQENRIAVQEHLSLQPVCSFYSYTASAGRHFPYDNESVLSETLHERLLPLWRANGYSSEELEHYFQEGAFSVSIFDGSAPLSTCFIFRNTEQIWEIGGVHTAAAGRRKGFAQRLVRTAVYHILQRGYVPRYQVLDTNLPSVRLAESAGLTLAVKLEHWTNY from the coding sequence CTGACGGCTTATCATCAGGTCATGGACAGCATTCTGATTGAGCAGAATAAGGAATGGGGAATTCTTCTGCTGCTCCCGGCCAAGGCATTCCCCTATGACCAGGAAGCCTATCCACAAGCGGACTTAGTGGTTATGATGGACTGCAGCAGTCCGGAAGTGATTCCCGCACTTGTTAGAAGGCTCCCGCCTGATGCCAAACTGGTTTTTAAGCTGCAGCAGGAAAATAGAATAGCCGTACAAGAGCATCTGTCCCTGCAGCCGGTCTGCAGCTTCTACTCTTACACCGCTTCCGCAGGCCGGCATTTTCCTTACGACAACGAAAGTGTGTTAAGTGAGACCCTTCATGAGCGGCTGCTGCCGCTGTGGAGAGCTAACGGTTATTCCAGTGAGGAGCTGGAGCATTATTTTCAGGAAGGCGCATTCTCGGTTTCCATCTTCGACGGGTCAGCTCCGCTTAGTACATGCTTTATATTCCGGAATACGGAGCAGATTTGGGAGATTGGCGGTGTGCATACAGCTGCAGCCGGCAGAAGGAAAGGGTTCGCGCAGCGCCTAGTCCGGACGGCAGTATACCATATTTTGCAGCGGGGGTATGTTCCCAGATATCAGGTTCTGGATACCAATCTGCCTTCAGTCCGGTTAGCCGAATCTGCCGGTCTGACACTCGCGGTGAAGCTGGAGCACTGGACCAATTACTGA